The nucleotide window CTTTTTCATTTCCTTCACTGTCGGCACATGAACGTCTTCGCGTGCTTCTCTCCAGTCTTCGCGCTCCTTGCGGTTCAGTCCCCAAGGATTGCCCTGGCGCTCAATATTGGTCATGGCGCGCTGTGCGTCCGCGTCCATCTTACCTTCTGTTAACACAAGGTAGCGGCGCAGATCGATAATTTTATCAACATGTTCATTCATAACCGGACATTGGTCTTCACAGTTTCTGCAAGTCGTGCAAGCCCAGATTTCTTCTTCTGTTATGACTTCGCCAATCAGGCTTGGGCTGTAAGCAAGGCCAGCCGCAGCTTCTTCTGCACCCTGGCCGGCAGCTGCAAGGGCAAGCTGATTGCCTTTCGTGTTGGAAAAAGCGAATGTCGGCACCCAAGGCTGCTTCGACGTAACAACCGCACCGTGATTCGTTAAATGATCACGCAATTTCAGGATTAAATCCATTGGGGAAAGCATCTTTCCAGTGCCGGTTGCCGGACACATATTGGTACAGCGTCCGCATTCCACACACGCATAGAAGTCAATCATCTGATGCTGTGTAAAATCTTCAATCTTTCCGACACCAAAGCTTTCCTGTGATTCATCTTCAAAGTCGATTGCCTTTAATTTCCCCGGATTATCCAGCCGGTTGAAGTATACGTTGGCCGGTCCTGCGATTAAGTGAGCGTGCTTGGATTGAGGCACATACACTAGGAATGCAAGCAGGAATAATAAATGAATCCACCATGCGATATAAAAGACAGCAATTGAGGCTGTTTCACCCATCCATGAGAATCCGCCGGCAATCAGGGAAGCAACCGGTTCTGTCCAGGTTCCTTCATGGCCGTGCCAGATCATGCTCATGCCATTGCCAAGCAATACGGAAAGCATGAGCCCTCCGATAAAAATAAGGACGAGGCCTGATTTGAATCCGCGCTTTAAGCGGACAAGCTTTTCCACATAACGGCGGTAGAAAGCCCAGATGACCGCAACAAGGATCGTCAGGGTTACAATTTCCTGGAAAAAAGTGAAGCCAGGATATAAAGGTCCAAGCGGCAGGTGCGCACCTGGCTTAATTCCTTTGATAATAAAATCAATCGCTCCGAATTGGACAAGAATGAAGCCGTAAAAAAACATCACGTGAATGATGCCGCTTTTCTTATCCTTTAAAAGCTTTTTCTGGCCAAAAACATTGACCCAGATCTTTTCAAGGCGCTCTTTCACCTTCCCGTCAAACTCCACCTTTTTGCCA belongs to Cytobacillus sp. FSL H8-0458 and includes:
- a CDS encoding (Fe-S)-binding protein, yielding MNGLLWINLIAFLLVTAYAVSLFVYVVKTRIEYIKLGKKVEFDGKVKERLEKIWVNVFGQKKLLKDKKSGIIHVMFFYGFILVQFGAIDFIIKGIKPGAHLPLGPLYPGFTFFQEIVTLTILVAVIWAFYRRYVEKLVRLKRGFKSGLVLIFIGGLMLSVLLGNGMSMIWHGHEGTWTEPVASLIAGGFSWMGETASIAVFYIAWWIHLLFLLAFLVYVPQSKHAHLIAGPANVYFNRLDNPGKLKAIDFEDESQESFGVGKIEDFTQHQMIDFYACVECGRCTNMCPATGTGKMLSPMDLILKLRDHLTNHGAVVTSKQPWVPTFAFSNTKGNQLALAAAGQGAEEAAAGLAYSPSLIGEVITEEEIWACTTCRNCEDQCPVMNEHVDKIIDLRRYLVLTEGKMDADAQRAMTNIERQGNPWGLNRKEREDWREAREDVHVPTVKEMKKAGEEFEYLFWVGSMGSYDNRSQKIALSFAKLMNEAGVKFAILGNKEKNSGDTPRRLGNEFLFQELATKNIEEFEKNEVKKIVTIDPHAYNIFKNEYPDFGLEAEVYHHTEVLAQLVEEGRLKPQYAVEETITFHDSCYLGRYNEVYDPPREILKSIPGVKLVEMERNRETGMCCGAGGGLMWMEEETGHRINVSRTEQALAVNPSVISSGCPYCLTMLSDGTKAKEVEEQVHTYDVAEILEKSVVGESRNVAS